ATAAGAACAGTAGGACCTACACCAGATCTATCAAATAGGAATCCAAACACTcaaaatggagagagaaaagcaCAAAATGTCATTGAGTAACAAACATCAAAAGAGTGAGTAAGACTTATACCATAAATGACCTTGGAACAAAGTGTATGTTTTATAAGCTGACAAACTACCCActctaactattccccaggtcgttgctgtaaatgagaatgtgtcctcattcaacttacctggtaaaataagggttaaaaaaatgtcattaaaaatatatatatagtcccagtcaaaagtttggagacacctacttattcaagggtttttctttatttttactattttctacattgtagaataatggtgaagacatcaaaactatgaaataacacatatgaaatcatgtagtaaccaaaaaagttttaaacaaatcaaaatatattttatatttgagattcttcaaagtagccaccctttgccttgatagctttgcacactcctgacattttctcaactagcttcacctggaatgcttttccaacatatactaggcacttgttggctgctttttattcactctgtcatccaactcatcccaaaccatctcaattgggtggagctcgggtgattgtagaggcaggtcatctgatgcagcactccatcactctccttcttggtcaaataactcttacacagcctggagttgtgttgggtcattgtcctgttgaaaaacaaataatagtcccactaagtgcaaaccagatgggatggcgtatcgtggcagaatgctgtggtgtccatgctggttaagtgtgccttgaattttaaataaatcactgacagtgtcaccagcaaagcacccccacaccttcctctccatgcttcacagtgggaaccacacacgcggagatcatccgttcacctactctgtgtctcacaaagacacggcggttggaaccagacatctcaaatttggactcatcagaccaaaggacagatttccactggtcaaaTGTCACATGCTCGTGTttcctggcccaagcaagtctcttcttcttattggtgtcctttagtagtggtttatttgcagcaattcgaccatgaaggcctgattcatgcagtctcctctgaacagttgatgttgagatgtgtatgttacttgaactctgtgaagcatttttgGGGGGCTGAggctggtaaatctaatgaacttaccctctgcagcagaggtaactctgggtcttcctttcctgtggcggtcctcatgagcgccagtttcatcatagcgcttgatggttttgcaactgcacttgaagaaactttaaaagttcttgaaattttccgtaatgactgaccttcatgtcttaaagtaatgatggactgtcatttctctttgcttatttgagctgttcttgccataatatggatttggtcttttaccaaatagggctatcttctgtatacacccctaccttgtcacaacacaactaactggctcaaacacatttagaaggaaagaaattccacaaattaacttttaataagGCACCCCTGTTAaagtgaaatgcattccaggtgactacctgatgaagctggttgaaagaatgtcaagagagtgcaaagctgtcatcaaggaagaatctcatatatataaaatatattttaatttgtttaacacttttttggttactacattatttcatagttttgatgtcttcactattattctacaatgtagaaaatagtcaaactaaagaaaaaccctggaatgagtaggtgtccaaacttttgactgatactgtaatatatatatatatatacacacacacacacactgctcaaaaaaagggaacacttaaacaacacaatgtaactccaagtcaatcacacttctgtgaaatcaaactgtccacttaggaagcaacactgattgacaataaatttcacatgctgttgtgcaaatggaatagacaacaggtggaaattataggcaattagcaagacacccccaataaaggagtggttctgcaggtggtgaccacagaccacttctcagttcctatgcttcctggctgatgttttggtcacttttgaatgctggtggtgctttcactctagtggtagcatgagacggagtctacaacccacacaagtggttcaggtagtgcagctcatccaggatggtacatcaatgcgagctgtggcaagaaggtttgctgtgtctgtcagcgtagtgtccagagcatggaggcgctaccaggagacaggccagtacatcaggagacgtggaggaggccgtaggagggcaacaacccagcagcaggaccgctacctccgcctttgtgcaaggaggagcaggaggagcactgccagagccctgcaaaatgacctccagcaggccacaaatgtgcatgtgtctgctcaaacggtcagaaacagactccatgagggtggtatgagggcccaacgtccacaggtgggggttgtgcttacagcccaacactgtgcaggacgtttggcatttgccagagaacacaaagattggcaaattcgccactggtgccctgtgctcttcacagatgaaagcaggttcacactgagcacatgtgacagacgtgacagagtctggagacgccggagaacgttctgctgcctgcaacatcctccagcatgaccggtttggcagtcatggtgtggggtggcatttctttggggggccacacagccctccatgtgctcgccagaggtagcctgactgccattaggtaccgagatgagatcctcagaccccttgtgagaccatatgctggtgcggttgacctcatgtggctggagtgtgtcagcagttcttgcaagaggaaggcattgatgctatggactggcccgcccgttccccagacctgaatccaattgagcacatcatgtctcgctccatccaccaacgccacgttgcaccacagactgtccaggagttggcagatgctttagtccaggtctgggaggatatccctcaggagaccatccgccacctcatcaggagcatgcccaggcgttgtagggaggtcatacaggcacgtggaggccacacacactactgagcctccttttgacttgttttaaggacattacatcaaagttggatcagcctgtagtgtggttttccactttaattttgagtgtgactccaaatccagacctccatgggttgataaatttgatttccattgataattgttGTGTGAATTTGttatcagcacattcaactatgtaaagaaaaaagtatttaataagaatatttcattcattcagatctaggatgtgttattttagtgttccctttatttttttgagcagtgtatatacatacatatataaacGTTCATGATCTAATAAGCAGTCTAATGTATGGTATCAGTTGGATAGGAACATCTGAATGTGAATCTGAAATCTGTATTCTGAGCCAAGGCAACTCCAAACAAATGGAATCAGCAAACTACCTTTGGTTCCATTGGTTTACTCTTCATTTCCCAAATTTGCTTCTGCCTCTTTCTAGTCAGTGGTACATGGGCAACCACTGTTTGTTGATACAGCCTATATGTTCAAAGACTCGTCTTATGCAGGGGCCATAACCCAAAGTCATTACTAAGAGCCACCATTGTCATGGAAAATAACCTGGCTTGAACATTACATCATGGATGACTTTGAGAGGAATAAACCACTGAGTGGTTCAGTGTTTGTGTCTCCAGTGAGAGTACACCACAATGTAAATAGCTGATGCTACTAGATCGTGCGCGGCAACCGGAGAGGCTTCACTGCTGCCGAGCGTGCTGCTGTGGTGCATAAAACTCACTCTGTGCACGAGACACAGATGTCTGCTTTACAAAAACAAAGCCTAAACAGAGGAGTATGGCACAGAAATGGCAAACCACAGATGCTATGCATTTCAGGGTAACACTGTCTGCAATATAACTGTCTCCCTGTTCATTTAAACTGTGTTCTTTCAACTTGCAACCACAGCAAAGAATACAGAACAACATTCCAAAGAGCAGTGTTAAGGAAATATGCCCCTGATTTACTTAGCAGTATGCTTGATGGAAGACTTTCCAAACTTTCTTGAAACTTGAATTTGACACACAAAAAGACAACTAAGCTTTTAGGATTTACCGTGAATTTGCTTTCTCTTGCTCAGGCCTATCGATTGCATTTCATTCTATAAATATCCGTAAAAGTCAACcatttttcactctgtcattatgCATTAGCTGCAGTAGGTCAAGTGTTAAAACAAGGAAGAGTTGTGTAATTACCTTTTGGTCAACAATAGAGCAGACCAGGTCTTTGACAGCAGACAGCGACAGGTCATGGTTCTCCAGGTTCACCATCTCTCTGGTCAGGCCAATCTGGAGGAGGAAGGACACTCCATGGAAAGAGCTGCGGGAGTTGGTGGGGCTGGGAGCGCTGTGAGTGTGACTTCTGTGACTCCCGTTGGACAGGCGGCTGTAGAGGGGTGCTGGGGGGCTTGGCGATGGTGAGGGGGTCGGAGGCAGGACTGGGAGTTGTGAGTGGAGGTAGGCTTTAGGAAAGGACGGAGGAGTTGAGCTGCTGCAGGCAGACATTGGGTTTCTTCCAATGGCAGAGATGATGATGCAAAATGTAAAGTAATGGAACTGTCAGTGATGCCTTGTTAAATGAGGCACCCCTGAAACACTAAGCACAGACACTAGGTTGAAGAAACACTCAATACTCATTCTAGGAGACATGAAATGCAAGGTCTTCAAAGTATCATGAGCAGTGTTAGTCAACAGCAATAGTCAAACTTTCCTCCCCATTGACTTCTCAGACAGATACCTGGCAGTCAATTCATGGACAAAGCCTATTGATTGCACTTAATGGCCTCCACTCACTCTTCAAGGCAAGAGATGTGTGCAGTATGCATTGTGGATGCTCTGGACGTGGTAGATCGATTCCCCAACGCTCACTGCAAGAGGCAGTCACCATTCCAAACGTCATGTTCTTGAATGGTGTCCCCTCACAGTACTGAAGTCAGAAATCCGCCCTGACCACAGAAAACCTGTCACAAAACAGATGCAGTAAATGTAATGATGgtagaatataatatgtttgGGTTTGTGGAAATGGAAGGAGGCCATAAAAGTCGTCATTTTACATTATTCAACCTAACTGAACAAATTCAGCAAAACAAATCATGACGTCAAAGCTGAGAAGGCTATGCAATAACAATAAGAGCTGCAATTTACGGGAAATAAACATGGTAGGGCTAAGGTTTGCATACAATAAACAAATTAAATAATTGTAGACCTAATTTTAAACTTCGATTATATTGTTAACACTTACAATGTAGGTGTGCAAGTATAAACAATGCATCACGTTTTAGAACCATACATTAGGGCATGTTATCTGTTTATCTATTCTCATGCAGAACCAACATCTGGAATCAAGGCTTCTCAACATTCTCCCGCTTTCGATTGAACTGCTGGCAGAAAACTACATGTCCACGAATACCAACCAAACAagttatacaacacctggttttGCAGTGAGAGCTTCTTCAAATATTATTCACTATGAATGAACTATTCCAATCGTATATACAAGTCTAAAACAACATACCTACATTACCTTCACCTTCTGAAAAAGGCAACATTGGATCCGTGGACAGCAAAAACTTCTCCAAAAACTCCAACAATCGAAGAAAACGAAGATTCAAGTTGCCTTATCGATAAAAAACGATGTAACCACATGCATTTGTACAAATGTTTAAACGCTCGCTAAGACTCACATTACCGAGTTCTCCGCTTTTTGAAACTTCCTCTTGTAGTCTATTCGTTGTTGCTAGATAGTAAATTCATGTGCATTTTATTATCGTCCCAGCTGTGACTTCTCCCCCTATTCTGACAGAAAAAAACAGGAGAAAAGTTCCTGGGGCTTGGAGTTCGATCACCTATTTGCTTTATTGGGTTTCCATCGGTGAAGAGAAATATTCAAACTACAATCTCACAAACGCAATGGCGTCTCTAAAAGGTTCACTTTACATTGCGCATGCCTCTTTCATCTACATCCTTTCCGTTATTCGGGCTGATGCAGGGGAAAAAAACTAGTTACCTCGAATGGTTCAGTTCTGAAAATAAGTTGCCGACAAGGGAGAAACATGTCATCATTCTTTATTCTTTACACTGTCGCAGTGTTGCTTCTAATATTGTTTTGGAGAGGATGGTGACATGCATCAGCTACTCATTGTGTCATATCAAAACTGGCAACACATTATGAATGTATAGATGTGTAATAACTCAAAAATAACACATTCGTTAACTTTTATCTATGTTCCCGAATAGCTAAACATTCATAAtgaattaacacacacacacatattacccTGCTTCCCCTTCACGATGAATTGGGGTTATAAAAATTCTACAATCTGGAacaaggttatatatatataaatacagcccaGAAAACATGAACAGCAGATATGTGACTATTTCTTTCACTTTTCACCTTTAAGATGTAACTGCAATTTAATCTGTCAGTCATATTTGCCATGTCCAATGCAACCAGCATACATAAAACAAGGTAGAAAAATGGTCGCTATGATGACATTTATGAACATGTTTATTAACAAAGTCATGAATCCACAGTGCAGAACCTGTGACGTTGAGTCAATACTGTGGGAAAGAGGGGTCTATCTTCTGTGCCCAGGCCATCAGCCCTCCACAGATGTCTTTAACAGTGACAAAGTCCACTTCAGAGCCTGACATCTTCTCCAAGACCTGAACTGCCTTCTGGGAGTCATTACCCAGCTTACAGATCACATATACTGCAGTATGGAAACACAAACAGATCAAACTGATGAGTAGCTTCAATTTCCTGGCATTTCCTGACTAGGTGAGTTGAATATATAAAATGGGCAAGAAAAATTCCTTGTTTAATGCTCAGCTAGAAGCAGAGTTCTGGGATGATATTCTAATTCACTATTGGATGTATTATGGACATGATATGACTTGTAAACTCAGGTCCCTTCTTTCACTCTTGAAACCTGAATCGATTTGAAACTTTCAAGGGTGTCAGGTGTTCAACTAAAGGTCTGCGTTTACTGTTTACACTGTCGTTCCCAGAATTACCAATTAAAATAGCTCATTAATAACAAAATATACACAGGCTTGCTGGAAATACACTGCAGAAAAAAAGACCATGATGACTATTCAATAAAAAGAGGCCAGCTGTTCACGATGACGGTATATTTTTGTGTTAGAAAAATAATTACCTAGCAACTCCACCTCCCATCATTGGCTGTCCAAAATACTCTCACAGGACAAGGCTACACAGACTTAATTAGCACTCAAATTACCCCTCTTTTGTTCAGTGAATATGGGCTGCTCCATACACCTAGCTAGCTACTGAACCGCCACTGTGTGTTGTGACCTGTGTAGCTAGATGAAGACCTATTGTCAGTCATATTACCTGGGACCTGGGATTCATTCAAcatctcctctttcactctgccaATTCTCTCCTTCAGCACGCGGATATGTTCACTTTTTCTGTTCTCTAAACTGGATAGAGGAATGTCTAGCAATGATTTAAGGAAATTAAACATTGTACCATTGAATTGAGTACAATTACTTAACGCAGCTCAGAACACTTATGAAAGCACAGGGATGACTGATGTCATTAATAGCAGTATTTATATCCTCCTCACTAACTCCATATCTTGCAAATGGTAACTATATAGCTAGTGGAGTACAATGACAGGAGGGCATTCAGCCAGCAAAAGGATACTGAGGGAGGTGGGTAGGTGACATATATCTACCTCCACTAGAGGGCGAACATCCAGCAGGAGATGAGCAGCTGTGTTGTCCACTATAGATTTATACTCCTGGCAATAGAAAGGAGAATTTACAATGGTTGTCAGTGGTCACCTACAACACTCACTTTGTTAGACAGTGTAGTGTTTAAAAGGTCTGTCACATCTGAATTAAAGTTGCTGTTATTTTGTGAGATGACACAAAGATGGCACAAAGACTGGTTGAGTTGCTTTGGCCTATCACCATATGCATGGCACAACTGGCTGCCTTCTTTGAGTGGAGTAGGGTGGAGTAAGTTTAACTTTGTCACATTATTTCAATTATAGGAAATAAAACTGTTTCTGACTCCATGCATTAAATCATCTATtttaggcctaatcaatcatgaTCTTCATCTTAATGGCTCAATTCTTTTGAAAACTGTAATTTAGCAGAAACACAAACAACTCCTAAACCACCACCATTTCTGTCAGTGCCAACAAACAAATACATGATTATTTTCCGTAGAAAACGTACATTTGAGTTTTAGTCATTTCCCATTTAGGGTTGGGTCAGCTTTTAGATTTAATCTGGGTTTATGAATGCACACGAATCACAGACAATCAAGTGTAATCATAATTATAAAACAGAAAGTAATCAACTATACTCTACCTGCACTGTTACCCTCTGGTCTTTGGAGAGAAGGTTTAGTCTTCGACACTGAAAGAAAACCCAGAAAATATTAGGTAAATATTCAAAGCAAACATTGAAACTAAAATTGTCCTATAATTGatggaaaacatttttttttagttGAGCTAAGTACAGAAAACTCCTTTTGACATACAGTGCATATCTCTGCTATTTATCTAAATGATGGATAATTAACACATTTTCCTGACACAACATTCCATGTGCTACGTGTAGTTCTAAGCCATCAAAGGTGTAGTGATGACACTCACTCTGGTCATTTTAGATTGGGACATACCACCTCCTCTTACTTTAAAATGGTAACTTAACCCTTTGAACTGTATTAAATTGCAACTCAATATGCAAGATGTTTGCCCACTTGGCCCTCTTCTCAGTGACCCCTGACCTTATCTGTGGCAGCAGACCCACAGAACTTCTCATAATCTACAAGGTGTGTGACAGTGGGGTTCTCTCCACACACAGCACAGCTGGCCTGCTTGGACCGCAGCCTGATGGACCGGAACTTGGCATCTTGGGCGTCAAACATCAACAGCTGTTGGCCACAGGAAGCTGTCACACTCGGTCAAGGAAAAGGCTCCTGTCTGGCTTGACAAACACCACAATGTTCTTTGTATATTCAGAAACAGACCTCAAAGGTCCTGAAATTTCACAGACTTTCCTCTCTTTTAGTCAAGTGTTGTCAGATGGGCATGGTCATGAAGAAAAACACCCCTTCCTTCCCGTGCTACACTGACTCATTCAGACCTTCATTCATCTAGTCAGCACCATGACTAAGCAGAAAGTGTTGTTTCATTGTGCAGTAGCTAAGCAGTGGGGCAGTGGAGTGACTCAGGGAGCTTTCACTGGGAAGGATACAGCCCTGTCCTGAGGCTATCTTCAGGACCTCCAATGCTTGGAAGCATCCCATGATCCCTGGCACTGAGAAAAAAAAGAGTGAAACATCAACAATCAATTCCTCTCTCTACCTAACAGTGAAGACACAAATTAGAAGAGGACTCACCTACTCCTAAGATCCCTCCGTCAGAGCAGTTGGTCACCATCTCTGGGGGTGGAGGCTTTGGGTACAGGCACCTGTAGCAGGGGCCTCCACGGTAGTTATACACTGTCAACTATAGACACAGACAAGAGGGGTTACTATGCACAAAGGAAAACCAATAAACATATTCCATTTACTAGTCAGTCATTTGTCAGACATTGATGTAAATCCAGTTAGCATGTGGGGACTTAATTATAGAGACTAAAATGTAACTAGATCCTTACCTGGCCCTCCATTCTCAGGGCACTGGCAGATACTAGGGGCTTGCCACTGAGGACACAGGCATCATTCACCAGATACCGGGTGGGAACGTTGTCCGAACAGTCAGCCACAATGTCGTACATGAGGTGGATAATGTCAAGGAGTAAAAATTCAGTGATTTTCTTCCCTCAAAAAGTCAGTGTTATGGTAAATGTTTGACTCTGGATTTGATGACATGGAAATCCTGTATGACAAACAGTAAAACCTCTTCTTTACCCCCTGGAAGATAATAGAAGGCACAAGGCTGAGAGGGAGGATACTGTTGGATGAGCTGTAAAGCATTTTCTGGAGACAGCTGGAGGTGGTAGGGAATGCATTCTACTGTGGAGTTCAACCTGTACACACATAAAAAGGACAGACAAGGCCATTCACATTCAACCCCTCATACTCATTTTGGAGAGCAACTACTCCACAAAATATAGGCTCGCTAATTCTCTTTTCCTCTGAATGCCAAAACCTTAAAAACACCCTCCAGTGATTTGTTTtgcttttcctgttgaaaaaaagATTTCCCACGTATGAATACCCCCACTTCTGCCATGTCATGAGACATCTGGATtacctattgagatgtgccttttaAGTAGATCAGGTGTTAAATGAAGTGAAAAGGAGACGGGAGTAGGACTTCAACATTCAATTGCAATGCcattaatgtactgtatgtacactaACAAATAAGAGTGGTGACTATACCTATACAGTTATCTGAAAGCAAGCTATTGCTGTTTGAGTAAATGGCACCACCAAGTGGCTATAGCTATGCTGTGGAAGTTCATCACAGTACTGCAGCATCAATGAGTGAAAGACCACAATAAGTGCTTTTGAAAATAAATCGACAGAGAAAGATAGTTGAGTATTCGTGGACAGTCAAAACAACAGTGTAATACAACCTGTGACAATGCAGTGAGATGGCAGTGAATGCACCAACTTATGGTAGGCCTACATGCTAGTGACCCCCATGATTACAGTCCATGTATCAGCCTGTGCAGGCCCCAGTAGCCTCCTGTACCTTCTGACAGCATGGGCAGCAGACTGGGCCTTGGCCTGTCCCTGGCTGTCTTCTCCATGGAGCACCTGTCTGTGCAGGTTACTCAGTTCCACCTCGTCATAGTCCAGAAAACCCACACGCCCTGGGGTTATAGAGGGATGGACACGTTATaacagtgtacacacacataaGTATTGCATATCCCTAAAGGTTCACAGGTATATTACATGTAGTAGGCCTACCTAATACTTTGTGAAGTTATGCCATCCTCAAATGCTTTATTGATGTGTACAGATTCAAGGGACTTGTTCATCTATTTTGATGTACAGCATATGAATCATTGACCGTTACTGAGGGTAGAACTTACTGAAATTCTCTTTCCCCACATTTTTACCTACCGATTCCTGCTGCAGCTAGATACTGTGCCAGGGGACAGCCTAGTCCTCCACACCCCACAACCAGCACTGATGTCTGGGAGAGGTTTAGCTGACCTGCAGAGATCAAATGATGGTTTCAATAGTGTTTTTCAAGTGTGTTTACGTCAATCAGAGATTGGGTGAAAGCTGCCATTATTACCTTGTACACCAAACTCTGGCAGTATAAGCTGTCTGCTGTAGCGCATGATGTCTTCATTGGACAGGGCTGCCTTGAGTTTCAGAGGTGGAAGTGTTGTCACTTTCTCCTGCAGCTGTAGATCTATCAAACTGTTCTGATTTCAGTGGAGAAAGGGTGGTGGTTCAGAATACGTTAAAGTTGTTGTTATTATTTTAGACAATAACCAAATATAACACGTCAAGGGACATAAAGTCAATTGGTTTGTAGGCTAGTTAGCCTCACGAATCTATCCATCCAAATGTCCTCTTGTTGACTCAAATTAAGGAGGTCTTCCTCACTGCTCAAACCAAAGCATCGTTGCTCAAACTCTGAATGATATAGCATACATTATAACGTGCGCTGCTGCTAAACAGCCACTGCAAGCACGAGGCTACAGCTACTTCCTGATATTCAATGTAAAAGCTAAAGAGTGTCATAGGCCTACCTTTTCTAATGCCAGTTTATTCTTCAATGCAActatctctttttctttctccatAAGCCGTGCCTTCAAGCAAGAAACCTCTTCCGCCATTGTTACAATACGATAGAAAACACGTGCGACAGGAAACTGCCACAACGTTGCTGGCTGTTACAGTTTCAGTGATGTTTGTGGTGATTTGTAGCACTCGGTACTTCCTGGTCTACAGAAGAGGCTCACGTGTAATGAGACCACGTGCCAGTTGGAGGTGCGTTCCAGCGCCAGGTTGAATCTAGCGGGTTGATCGAGGCACTACACGCGCTGCTGTCACTGCGCAGTTTCGTTCCCACAGTTTGATTACTTTACTAGTATATCTATAAGCCGCTCAAGTCATTTAAAAATGGGAAATGTAAGTTTTGAAATCACTTTGAAAGGCTATACTTACATTTGTACTGACATTAGTTGACCTAAAATGCAGACAGATTTAGAGATGCAAGCTTTGTTCAAATTTTATAATCAGTAAAATCATAAATTGAATTGAAGCCTTCATAAAAAAATCTAACATTAAACCAAAGGGAAAATTTTACAAACCAATAATTCATAAATAGACAATCTGCTCTCTCTGGCGCCttgggataaataaataaaaaatagtgaCGCACTGTAGATTACACAGCGGAGAACCTCGGAATGTTCAGTGAGAGAAACCGCGGCGTTTATGTATTTGTTTTATGTAGTAGGAATTTGTGCAACATTTGTCGATAATATCAATGGAGAGAAGGCACACATCCCATGTACACAAGAGAAGGTAGGCTATAAAAACACGACATTATATTGTTCAATGATTATGTGAGCATGTTCTTGttgcttttatttttttaaagttacCTGATTTCATTTTCTAGATTACCGTTTTCTATTGCATGTGTGATTGTTATAGCCTAAATGAATACAAAATGTTATTTTTCTATTGTAACAAGATAGCCTGGGCAAAATTCGCAAGGGGAAAAATGCAATGAATAGATGGGCAATGAGATAAACACACAGGCAGTATCTAGAATATTTTCCACATATTGACATTTCATATTTATAATTAATAATATTGCAAACCATTTATTTCAAAGTGGGTTTGTAGCATAGCTACCTAAAATAGTATAATCCATGCAAAGTAACAATAAAGCCAGTCTGTTTTTACAACTCTGATCTCAAATTGTATTTTATTAGCTGTTCACTTGCaacacactcttagaaaaaagggttcctaaagggtttttcggctgtccccataggataacccttttgggttccatgtagaaccctctgtggca
The genomic region above belongs to Oncorhynchus nerka isolate Pitt River linkage group LG18, Oner_Uvic_2.0, whole genome shotgun sequence and contains:
- the mocs3 gene encoding adenylyltransferase and sulfurtransferase MOCS3 isoform X1, with protein sequence MAEEVSCLKARLMEKEKEIVALKNKLALEKNSLIDLQLQEKVTTLPPLKLKAALSNEDIMRYSRQLILPEFGVQGQLNLSQTSVLVVGCGGLGCPLAQYLAAAGIGRVGFLDYDEVELSNLHRQVLHGEDSQGQAKAQSAAHAVRRLNSTVECIPYHLQLSPENALQLIQQYDIVADCSDNVPTRYLVNDACVLSGKPLVSASALRMEGQLTVYNYRGGPCYRCLYPKPPPPEMVTNCSDGGILGVVPGIMGCFQALEVLKIASGQGSSCGQQLLMFDAQDAKFRSIRLRSKQASCAVCGENPTVTHLVDYEKFCGSAATDKCRRLNLLSKDQRVTVQEYKSIVDNTAAHLLLDVRPLVEVDICHLPTSLNIPLSSLENRKSEHIRVLKERIGRVKEEMLNESQVPVYVICKLGNDSQKAVQVLEKMSGSEVDFVTVKDICGGLMAWAQKIDPSFPQY
- the mocs3 gene encoding adenylyltransferase and sulfurtransferase MOCS3 isoform X2, whose product is MRYSRQLILPEFGVQGQLNLSQTSVLVVGCGGLGCPLAQYLAAAGIGRVGFLDYDEVELSNLHRQVLHGEDSQGQAKAQSAAHAVRRLNSTVECIPYHLQLSPENALQLIQQYDIVADCSDNVPTRYLVNDACVLSGKPLVSASALRMEGQLTVYNYRGGPCYRCLYPKPPPPEMVTNCSDGGILGVVPGIMGCFQALEVLKIASGQGSSCGQQLLMFDAQDAKFRSIRLRSKQASCAVCGENPTVTHLVDYEKFCGSAATDKCRRLNLLSKDQRVTVQEYKSIVDNTAAHLLLDVRPLVEVDICHLPTSLNIPLSSLENRKSEHIRVLKERIGRVKEEMLNESQVPVYVICKLGNDSQKAVQVLEKMSGSEVDFVTVKDICGGLMAWAQKIDPSFPQY